A region of Channa argus isolate prfri chromosome 8, Channa argus male v1.0, whole genome shotgun sequence DNA encodes the following proteins:
- the LOC137131760 gene encoding cocaine- and amphetamine-regulated transcript protein-like, whose amino-acid sequence MVSSKMLLLSASCWLLVVVTSCEESIEERSPEDDATKTQEEKELIEALQEVLEKLKSKQLPSLEKKLGWLPSCDAGEQCAVRKGARIGKLCGCPRGTICNFTVLKCL is encoded by the exons ATGGTGAGCAGCAAGATGCTGCTCCTCAGCGCCTCCTGCTGGTTGCTGGTGGTGGTGACGAGCTGCGAGGAGTCGATAGAGGAGCGATCGCCGGAGGACGACGCCACCAAGACCCAAGAGGAGAAGGAACTG ATTGAAGCTCTGCAGGAAGTTCTAGAGAAGTTGAAGAGCAAACAGCTGCCGTCATTGGAGAAGAAACTCGGCTGGCTTCCTTCG TGTGATGCAGGTGAGCAGTGTGCAGTGCGAAAAGGTGCAAGGATCGGGAAGCTTTGTGGATGTCCCAGAGGAACAATCTGTAACTTCACTGTTCTCAAATGTCTGTAG